In Amaranthus tricolor cultivar Red isolate AtriRed21 chromosome 5, ASM2621246v1, whole genome shotgun sequence, a genomic segment contains:
- the LOC130814151 gene encoding NDR1/HIN1-like protein 3 has protein sequence MSYQKQPELNGAYYGPSIPAQPRSYNRPGRRGGGGCGCCLFDCLCNCIMSCICTILCTILVIVGLAVLIFWLIVRPHEIKFYASDASLTTFNFTQNDNLNYNLAVNFTIRNPNRHIGVYYDKIEANAIYETQRFSTVEAPVFYQGKKNTTDFGPVVFKGNHLVNLGSEDKADYKKQSDDGVYEIQIKIYLRVRFKLGLYKTGTWKPKIKCDLKVPLEGKSSSSSHVFEKTKCHYDI, from the coding sequence ATGTCGTATCAAAAACAACCCGAATTAAACGGGGCATACTATGGCCCATCAATTCCGGCCCAACCTCGCTCATACAACCGACCTGGACGGCGTGGTGGTGGCGGCTGCGGCTGTTGTCTTTTTGATTGTCTATGTAACTGTATAATGAGCTGCATCTGCACCATTCTCTGCACAATCTTGGTTATTGTGGGTTTAGCTGTATTAATCTTTTGGCTAATTGTTCGTCCTCACGAAATCAAATTCTACGCATCAGATGCTTCTCTTACAACATTCAATTTCACACAGAATGATAATCTTAACTACAATCTTGCTGTGAATTTCACAATCAGAAACCCTAATAGACACATTGGGGTTTATTATGACAAAATTGAGGCGAACGCGATTTACGAAACGCAAAGATTTAGTACCGTTGAAGCGCCGGTTTTCTACCAAGGCAAGAAGAATACTACTGATTTTGGACCTGTTGTGTTTAAAGGTAATCATCTTGTAAATCTTGGAAGTGAAGATAAGGCTGATTATAAGAAACAAAGTGATGATGGAGTTTATGAGATTCAAATCAAGATTTATTTGAGAGTTCGCTTTAAGCTTGGACTGTATAAAACTGGTACTTGGAAGCCTAAGATTAAGTGTGATTTGAAGGTTCCATTGGAAGGgaaatcatcatcttcttctcatGTTTTTGAGAAGACTAAATGTCAttatgacatttga